Proteins from a genomic interval of Rosa chinensis cultivar Old Blush chromosome 2, RchiOBHm-V2, whole genome shotgun sequence:
- the LOC112187331 gene encoding protein EFFECTOR OF TRANSCRIPTION 2 isoform X1: protein MVASDLTVALQRLKREECKRTKHDPHFSKWKIPGSRFTFLTYSICDESQVLVGPCDWEDFSVGKEGAERYRVHNLPRNESPGVYELGVAVLRSGLGRGIEADKIVPVYLGQADSVRTRLQQYGRTGAHLGKCCSVGIPSERIRKGPGLFEQILARGYPIVYRWAPMGTKSEALKTESQLLNTFDYAWNTSINGARRPDDVLQKLKKTSSKPTRFTNIVQRLLPFRQKQVGIRINSSKLVSTEDKFSDYADRESRTLTAQVFKFGRSQPRLVLDRSGITQENTIICGVAVGDGSICRKEPVQGRKRCAEHKGMRITGLITVRISNSNFDSKCSVISNREFVSDESGITQENTEICGLAAGDGSICRTPPVQGRKRSAEHRGMRIKGSITVRISDKNVDSKCSVLNNTELDSHDASNVKYEPVQLPPVHVCESSTSICGFILADGSPCRTEPIQGRKRCDEHKGRRIQKCKSKSVKEEKVKICA from the exons ATGGTAGCCAGCGACTTAACCGTTGCTCTCCAAAGGTTGAAGAGGGAAGAATGCAAGCGCACAAAGCACGACCCCCATTTCTCCAAATGGAAG ATCCCAGGCTCGAGATTTACATTCTTGACTTATTCAATTTGTGATGAAAGTCAGGTTCTTGTTGGGCCCTGTGATTGGGAGGACTTTTCGGTGGGGAAGGAAGGAGCTGAAAGGTACAGAGTACATAACCTGCCTAGGAACGAGAGCCCAGGAGTGTATGAACTCGGAGTTGCTGTTTTGCGCAGTGGTTTAGGCCGTGGGATTGAAGCCGATAAAATAGTCCCGGTTTATCTTGGACAGGCTGATAGTGTGAGGACCAGGCTCCAGCAGTATGGCCGGACAGGGGCTCATTTGGGCAAGTGCTGCTCAGTTGGGATTCCGAGCGAGCGAATCCGAAAGGGGCCTGGATTGTTTGAGCAGATCCTGGCAAGAGGCTACCCCATTGTGTATAGATGGGCTCCT ATGGGAACCAAAAGTGAGGCCCTGAAAACAGAAAGTCAGCTGCTTAACACATTTGATTATGCATGGAACACAAGCATCAATGGTGCACGACGCCCTGATGATGTCCTTCAGAAACTCAAGAAAACTTCCTCAAAACCTACCCGATTTACTAATATTGTCCAGCGGCTTCTACCTTTCAGACAGAAGCAAGTCGGTATTAGAATTAACTCCAGCAAACTGGTTTCAACAGAGGACAAGTTCAGTGACTATGCTGATAGGGAGAGCCGGACTCTCACAGCCCAGGTTTTCAAGTTTGGCAGATCACAGCCTAGGTTAGTTTTGGATAGAAGTGGGATTACTCAGGAAAATACTATAATTTGTGGGGTGGCTGTAGGTGATGGGTCCATCTGTAGAAAGGAACCAGTTCAAGGAAGAAAGAGGTGTGCTGAACACAAAGGGATGAGGATTACAGGGTTGATTACAGTTAGGATATCAAATAGCAATTTTGATTCAAAATGCAGTGTTATCAGCAACAGAGAATTTGTTTCCGATGAAAGTGGCATTACTCAGGAGAACACTGAAATTTGTGGGTTGGCTGCGGGTGATGGATCTATATGTAGAACACCACCAGTTCAAGGAAGAAAGAGGAGTGCTGAGCACAGAGGGATGAGGATTAAAGGGTCAATTACAGTTAGGATATCAGATAAGAATGTGGACTCAAAATGCAGTGTTCTCAACAACACAGAGCTAGATAGTCATGATGCATCAAATGTGAAATATGAACCGGTACAGCTTCCACCAGTTCATGTTTGTGAGAGCTCTACATCGATATGTGGATTCATCTTGGCCGATGGCTCTCCTTGTAGAACAGAACCaattcaaggaagaaaaaggtGTGATGAGCACAAAGGGAGAAGGATTCAGAAATGCAAATCCAAGTCAGTGAAAGAAGAGAAGGTCAAAATATGTGCATGA
- the LOC112187331 gene encoding protein EFFECTOR OF TRANSCRIPTION 2 isoform X2 — protein sequence MVASDLTVALQRLKREECKRTKHDPHFSKWKVLVGPCDWEDFSVGKEGAERYRVHNLPRNESPGVYELGVAVLRSGLGRGIEADKIVPVYLGQADSVRTRLQQYGRTGAHLGKCCSVGIPSERIRKGPGLFEQILARGYPIVYRWAPMGTKSEALKTESQLLNTFDYAWNTSINGARRPDDVLQKLKKTSSKPTRFTNIVQRLLPFRQKQVGIRINSSKLVSTEDKFSDYADRESRTLTAQVFKFGRSQPRLVLDRSGITQENTIICGVAVGDGSICRKEPVQGRKRCAEHKGMRITGLITVRISNSNFDSKCSVISNREFVSDESGITQENTEICGLAAGDGSICRTPPVQGRKRSAEHRGMRIKGSITVRISDKNVDSKCSVLNNTELDSHDASNVKYEPVQLPPVHVCESSTSICGFILADGSPCRTEPIQGRKRCDEHKGRRIQKCKSKSVKEEKVKICA from the exons ATGGTAGCCAGCGACTTAACCGTTGCTCTCCAAAGGTTGAAGAGGGAAGAATGCAAGCGCACAAAGCACGACCCCCATTTCTCCAAATGGAAG GTTCTTGTTGGGCCCTGTGATTGGGAGGACTTTTCGGTGGGGAAGGAAGGAGCTGAAAGGTACAGAGTACATAACCTGCCTAGGAACGAGAGCCCAGGAGTGTATGAACTCGGAGTTGCTGTTTTGCGCAGTGGTTTAGGCCGTGGGATTGAAGCCGATAAAATAGTCCCGGTTTATCTTGGACAGGCTGATAGTGTGAGGACCAGGCTCCAGCAGTATGGCCGGACAGGGGCTCATTTGGGCAAGTGCTGCTCAGTTGGGATTCCGAGCGAGCGAATCCGAAAGGGGCCTGGATTGTTTGAGCAGATCCTGGCAAGAGGCTACCCCATTGTGTATAGATGGGCTCCT ATGGGAACCAAAAGTGAGGCCCTGAAAACAGAAAGTCAGCTGCTTAACACATTTGATTATGCATGGAACACAAGCATCAATGGTGCACGACGCCCTGATGATGTCCTTCAGAAACTCAAGAAAACTTCCTCAAAACCTACCCGATTTACTAATATTGTCCAGCGGCTTCTACCTTTCAGACAGAAGCAAGTCGGTATTAGAATTAACTCCAGCAAACTGGTTTCAACAGAGGACAAGTTCAGTGACTATGCTGATAGGGAGAGCCGGACTCTCACAGCCCAGGTTTTCAAGTTTGGCAGATCACAGCCTAGGTTAGTTTTGGATAGAAGTGGGATTACTCAGGAAAATACTATAATTTGTGGGGTGGCTGTAGGTGATGGGTCCATCTGTAGAAAGGAACCAGTTCAAGGAAGAAAGAGGTGTGCTGAACACAAAGGGATGAGGATTACAGGGTTGATTACAGTTAGGATATCAAATAGCAATTTTGATTCAAAATGCAGTGTTATCAGCAACAGAGAATTTGTTTCCGATGAAAGTGGCATTACTCAGGAGAACACTGAAATTTGTGGGTTGGCTGCGGGTGATGGATCTATATGTAGAACACCACCAGTTCAAGGAAGAAAGAGGAGTGCTGAGCACAGAGGGATGAGGATTAAAGGGTCAATTACAGTTAGGATATCAGATAAGAATGTGGACTCAAAATGCAGTGTTCTCAACAACACAGAGCTAGATAGTCATGATGCATCAAATGTGAAATATGAACCGGTACAGCTTCCACCAGTTCATGTTTGTGAGAGCTCTACATCGATATGTGGATTCATCTTGGCCGATGGCTCTCCTTGTAGAACAGAACCaattcaaggaagaaaaaggtGTGATGAGCACAAAGGGAGAAGGATTCAGAAATGCAAATCCAAGTCAGTGAAAGAAGAGAAGGTCAAAATATGTGCATGA
- the LOC112189974 gene encoding inactive protein kinase SELMODRAFT_444075, which yields MKEKRKSVVAGKVVVVAVKALKEIPNTALVWALTHVVQPGDYIKLLAVVPSHTSSNRVWDFARFTSDCTRSHRWSLTGTISDQKDEIVNSCSQMVLQLRDVYDPEKIKIRIKILSGSPSGVVAAEAKKAQSNWVILDKQLKYEKKHCMEQLQCNVVIMKRSGPKVLRLNLVNSPNKEPEVACPSLYKSESSPKHLKSKFAQWNISGGPPVTPTSSFDRESPLTATDIGSSSISSSDMGTESFLHSGILRRLKQEFPYTSEGNEILNESDNEANNEKTSAYFTRSYCQPWMVDYHSDGEFSRYGAGGSQRPYDRSLISAYGSLLDKLANLNREPDVGVLNYRLDLNLSRSVRESISLRRNLPSIPPPLCSVCQHKAPVFGNPPRWFTYAELELATCGFSQANFLAEGGFGSVHRGVLPHGQVVAVKQYKLASSQGDHEFCSEVEVLSCAQHRNVVMLIGFCVEDGKRLLVYEYICNGSLDSHLYGKDQRSLKWFARQRIAVGAARGLRYLHEECRVGCIVHRDMRPNNILLTHDFEPLVGDFGLARWQPDGDIGIQTRVIGTFGYLAPEYAQSGEITEKTDVYSFGVVLVELVTGRKAMDINKPKGQQCLTEWARPLLEKNTIDEMIDPRLRNCYSKQEVSNMLRCASLCIRRDPHSRPRMSQVLRILEGDDSPMNSKSFLDEGGFDRTVL from the exons ATGAAGGAGAAGAGGAAGTCAGTGGTGGCTGGGAAAGTTGTGGTGGTTGCTGTTAAGGCTTTGAAGGAGATTCCAAACACAGCTCTGGTGTGGGCTTTGACTCATGTTGTTCAACCTGGAGATTACATTAAGCTCTTGGCAGTCGTTCCTTCACATACATCAA GTAATAGGGTATGGGACTTTGCACGATTCACCAGCGATTGCACCAGAAGTCACCGTTGGTCTCTCACAGGAACCATTTCAGATCAGAAGGATGAGATAGTGAACTCATGCTCTCAGATGGTGCTACAGCTCCGAGATGTTTATGATCCAGAGAAG ATAAAGATCAGGATAAAAATCCTCTCCGGCTCACCATCTGGTGTTGTGGCTGCAGAAGCGAAGAAAGCTCAATCAAACTGGGTTATATTGGACAA ACAATTGAAATATGAAAAGAAACACTGCATGGAACAGCTGCAGTGCAATGTTGTGATTATGAAACGATCTGGGCCTAAGGTTCTCCGGTTGAATTTGGTTAACTCTCCAAACAAGGAACCTGAAGTGGCTTGCCCTTCATTGTATAAATCAGAATCTTCTCCTAAACACCTGAAGAGCAAATTTGCACAGTGGAATATAAGTGGAGGGCCACCTGTGACTCCTACTAGTAGTTTTGACCGTGAGTCACCACTGACTGCAACTGATATCGGATCATCATCCATATCAAGCTCAGATATGGGGACTGAATCATTTTTACATTCTGGAATTCTCAGGAGATTGAAGCAAGAGTTTCCATATACCAGTGAAGGTAATGAGATTTTAAATGAATCTGACAATGAGGCAAATAATGAAAAGACGAGCGCTTATTTCACGCGTTCATATTGCCAGCCCTGGATGGTAGATTATCATTCTGATGGTGAATTTTCAAGATATGGGGCCGGAGGTTCACAAAGACCTTATGATAGATCTCTGATTTCAGCATATGGAAGCTTGCTAGATAAGTTAGCTAATTTGAATCGAGAGCCTGATGTTGGAGTCCTGAACTATAGGCTTGATTTGAACTTGAGTAGAAGTGTACGTGAATCAATTTCCCTCCGTAGAAATTTACCTTCTATACCTCCTCCGTTGTGCTCTGTATGTCAGCACAAGGCACCTGTCTTTGGCAATCCTCCTAGGTGGTTCACATATGCTGAGTTAGAACTTGCTACATGTGGTTTTTCTCAAGCAAATTTCTTGGCTGAAGGTGGGTTTGGCTCCGTACACAGAGGTGTCTTACCACATGGTCAGGTTGTTGCTGTTAAGCAATATAAATTGGCCAGTTCTCAAGGAGATCATGAATTCTGCTCAGAAGTTGAAGTCTTAAGCTGTGCACAGCATCGCAATGTTGTGATGCTAATTGGATTCTGTGTGGAGGATGGAAAGAGGTTGCTAGTATATGAATATATCTGCAATGGTTCTTTGGATTCTCATCTATATG GGAAAGACCAACGTTCATTAAAATGGTTTGCACGACAAAGAATTGCAGTTGGAGCAGCTAGAGGATTGAGATACCTTCATGAAGAGTGTAGAGTAGGTTGCATTGTACACCGTGATATGCGACCTAACAATATCCTTCTGACCCATGATTTTGAACCATTG GTTGGAGATTTTGGACTAGCAAGGTGGCAACCAGATGGAGATATTGGCATACAAACAAGAGTTATTGGAACATTTGG TTACTTGGCTCCAGAATATGCTCAAAGTGGAGAAATTACAGAGAAAACTGATGTATATTCCTTTGGGGTAGTACTGGTGGAGCTTGTTACGGGACGGAAAGCTATGGACATAAACAAGCCCAAAGGCCAGCAGTGCCTCACTGAATGG GCACGACCCTTGCTAGAAAAGAACACCATTGACGAAATGATAGACCCCCGGTTAAGAAACTGCTATTCAAAGCAAGAAGTTAGTAACATGCTGCGATGCGCTTCCTTGTGCATCAGGCGAGACCCTCATTCCAGGCCTCGAATGTCTCAG GTGCTTCGGATTCTGGAAGGTGACGACAGTCCCATGAATTCCAAATCATTCTTAGATGAAGGGGGTTTTGACAGGACAGTTCTGTAG